A single window of Halotalea alkalilenta DNA harbors:
- the clpP gene encoding ATP-dependent Clp endopeptidase proteolytic subunit ClpP — protein MRSEFDISNAGGLVPMVVEQSARGERAYDIYSRLLKERVIFLVGPVEDYMANLVVAQLLFLESENPDKDIHLYINSPGGSVTAGMSIYDTMQFIKPDVSTLCIGQAASMGALLLAGGAAGKRYCLPHSRVMIHQPLGGFQGQASDIEIHTREILTIREKLNRILAHHTGQDIETVARDTDRDNFMDGQRSVEYGLIDAVLEKRPSV, from the coding sequence ATGCGCAGCGAGTTCGATATCAGTAACGCCGGTGGACTGGTCCCCATGGTCGTGGAGCAGAGCGCGCGGGGCGAGCGCGCTTATGACATCTACTCCCGGCTGCTCAAGGAGCGGGTGATCTTCCTGGTCGGCCCAGTCGAAGACTACATGGCCAACCTGGTGGTGGCGCAGCTTCTGTTCCTCGAGTCGGAGAACCCCGACAAGGACATCCATCTCTACATCAATTCGCCGGGTGGTTCGGTCACCGCAGGGATGTCGATCTACGACACCATGCAGTTCATCAAGCCCGACGTCTCCACGCTCTGCATCGGTCAGGCGGCCAGCATGGGCGCGCTGCTGCTGGCAGGCGGCGCGGCCGGCAAGCGCTACTGTCTGCCCCATTCGCGGGTGATGATCCATCAGCCGCTGGGCGGCTTCCAGGGCCAGGCGAGCGACATCGAGATCCACACGCGGGAGATTCTCACCATTCGTGAGAAGCTCAATCGGATCCTCGCCCATCACACCGGGCAGGACATCGAGACCGTCGCGCGTGACACCGATCGCGATAACTTCATGGATGGCCAGCGCTCCGTAGAGTACGGTCTGATCGATGCCGTGCTAGAGAAACGTCCAAGCGTCTGA